CTGGCCGTTCCCGCCGGCGTCGTCGGTCGGCGCCCACCGGTCGCAGTCGTCGGTGGTGGCATCGGTGCACTGGCGGAGCAGGACCTCCGCCCCCGGCGTGAACCCGGAGCCGGTGACCGTCACCGGCTGGCCCCACCCGATGTCGGTGGCGGGGTCCACCGCCAGGGTCGGACCCGGCTGGGCCCCGCTGGGGGCCGGCAGCAGCACCGCCCCCAGCACCAGCGCGACCAGGGCCACCAGACCCGTGGCCGACCCAACCCGTCGTCGCGTCCCCGCCATCGCCTGCTCCCCGGTGCTCGCGTGTTGGGTCACACCCTGCCACACGGGCCTCGGTCGAGGCCCTCAGTCGAACTGGCGGAGGATGAGCTCGGTGGCCCGGGTGATCTCGCGGCCCACGTCGTCGGTGCCGGTCCAGCCGTTCACCCAGCCGAGCAGGGCCCCGTACCAGACGAAGTTGAGGACCCGGGCCGCGTTGGCCCGCTCCTCGGGGTCGAGGTCGTCGGGCATCGCCCTGTCCATCACCCGGGCCATGGCCCCGGCCACCTCGCCCTGGCAGGAGGCCGCCCCCGGGTCGGGCGACGAGATGGCGAGGATGACCGCCTCGGTCAGCTGGGGCTGGCGCTCCATGCCGGCGGTCGCCCGGCGCAGGACGTCGCCCACCCGGGCCGAGGGCGTCTTGCCCTTCGGGGGCCGGCGGGCCACCTGGCGCTCCAGGTCGTTGGTCCAGGTCACCAGGGCCGCGGCCAGCAGGTGGTCCTTGGAGGAGAAGTAGCGGTAGATGGTGCCCAGGGCGACCTCGGAGCGGGCCGCCACGGTCCGCATCTGGACCGCGTCGTAGCCCCCCTCGGCGCCGAGGTCGAGGGCGGCGCGCAGCACCCGCTCGCGGCGGGCCGCCTGGGTGGCGGTGAGCGTGGCCGGGTCGGCCCCGGTCGGCGTGGCCGGGCTCATGCGCCGGCCCGCTCCCGCCGGCCGGACACCAGCTCCCGGAACGGGACGTCGTCGGCCGGGGCCTCCCGGGGCAGGCCCAGGACCCGCTCGCCGATGATGTTGCGCTGCACCTCGTTCGAGCCCCCGGCGATGCCGATGGCCGGGGCGTGCAGGAAGCGGGCCTGCCAGTCACCGCCGCCGGGCCCCTCCCCGGCGCGCATGCCGTCGGCCCCGAGGGTGGCGAGCGCGGCTGCGCCCAGGCGGCGCAGGTACTCGGCCGCGAACAGCTTCATGATGGAGGTCTCCGGTCCGGGCTGGCGGCCCTGGCTGAGCGCGGTCTGGAGGCGGTAGCCGTGGTAGGCCTGGATGCGCTGGCGGATCCAGCAGTCGACCAGGGCCTGGCGGAGCGCGGGGTCGTCGCCCCGGCCCAGCTTGGCGGCCAGCTCGCACAGGGCGACGGCGTCGGAGGCCTTGTTGCCGCCGGCGATGAGACCCCGCTCGTTGGCCAGCGTGGTGGCCGTGACCGCCCAGCCCTGGTGCACCTCGCCCAGCACCTGGTCGGCCGGGATGCGGACCTCGTCGAGGAACACCTCGCTGAAGTGGCTGGAGCCGGTCATCTGGCG
Above is a window of Iamia majanohamensis DNA encoding:
- a CDS encoding TetR family transcriptional regulator; protein product: MSPATPTGADPATLTATQAARRERVLRAALDLGAEGGYDAVQMRTVAARSEVALGTIYRYFSSKDHLLAAALVTWTNDLERQVARRPPKGKTPSARVGDVLRRATAGMERQPQLTEAVILAISSPDPGAASCQGEVAGAMARVMDRAMPDDLDPEERANAARVLNFVWYGALLGWVNGWTGTDDVGREITRATELILRQFD